The Hallerella porci region CGCCGCTGCTGCAAGCTTTGCATTGAGCATGTCGCCAAAGATTCCCTTGTAGAAGTTGCGACCCATGCGGTGGTCGCTCTTCAAGTGACCATTGATTGGTTCGATGCCAGCCCTCTTGCAAAAAAGCTTGTGAGCCTTTTCCTTCTGGTAGTAAGTCGCGTTTTTCTTCGGGACGTCCGGTATCACGATCTTTGTCGTTCCGGATTCCTTTTGTCCGCGGTAGCCTCGGTCGCATGCGGCCCGGCTCGGCCTGAATCCAAGCATTTGTTCAACATGGTCAAGCGTATCGTCTATCGTATGTCCGTCATACTCGTCCCGGAACGCGACCGCGCCGACGATGAGGCCGTTGTAGCTCCGGGCAATTGACACCTTGTTGCCGAACTCGTATTTCTTGTGTTCCTTGCCCTTGCCGATGCATTTTACTTCGGGTTCGTGAAGCGAATAGACCTTGTCCTT contains the following coding sequences:
- a CDS encoding transposase, with translation KDKVYSLHEPEVKCIGKGKEHKKYEFGNKVSIARSYNGLIVGAVAFRDEYDGHTIDDTLDHVEQMLGFRPSRAACDRGYRGQKESGTTKIVIPDVPKKNATYYQKEKAHKLFCKRAGIEPINGHLKSDHRMGRNFYKGIFGDMLNAKLAAAAFNFKRAMRRFFVLLEWLYFFCLLWNGMNKKCERPYLALAK